Proteins from a genomic interval of Nautilia sp. PV-1:
- a CDS encoding class I SAM-dependent methyltransferase has product MDVKIYDKLAKRYDLATKIVSFGIEELWRRMFAKEIKKHIKNGILIDVASATGEMAKALDFDRMYLIEPSAEMVRVIVEKFQKLGFKKEDFEVVFEESPHIRMKKGQKEIIIIQDTAENVKIEEKADLITAFMALRNFDDLEKGMENLKKSLKPGGYFAIVEMVKSDSLFAKLILWYMNKILPLIAGMMLGMKEEYKLLGKSIDTLKEDEIIKNLKGFGIVKKQKLIFPIATLIIAKKDDG; this is encoded by the coding sequence ATGGACGTTAAAATATACGACAAGCTGGCAAAAAGATATGATTTGGCGACAAAAATTGTGAGTTTCGGAATTGAAGAGCTTTGGAGACGGATGTTTGCAAAAGAGATAAAAAAGCATATAAAAAACGGGATATTAATTGACGTTGCAAGCGCAACGGGAGAGATGGCAAAGGCTTTGGATTTTGACAGGATGTATCTGATAGAACCGAGTGCCGAAATGGTAAGAGTTATTGTTGAAAAATTCCAAAAACTCGGATTTAAAAAAGAGGATTTTGAAGTAGTGTTTGAAGAGAGCCCTCATATCAGAATGAAAAAGGGCCAAAAAGAAATTATTATCATTCAAGATACGGCTGAGAATGTGAAAATAGAAGAAAAAGCGGATTTGATTACGGCTTTTATGGCGCTTAGAAATTTTGATGATTTAGAAAAAGGTATGGAAAATTTAAAAAAATCTCTAAAGCCCGGAGGATATTTTGCAATTGTTGAAATGGTGAAAAGCGACAGCCTTTTTGCAAAACTGATACTTTGGTATATGAATAAAATATTGCCGTTAATAGCGGGGATGATGCTTGGAATGAAAGAGGAATATAAATTGCTGGGTAAGAGTATCGATACGCTTAAAGAGGATGAAATAATAAAAAACTTAAAAGGGTTTGGCATTGTCAAAAAACAGAAACTTATTTTTCCTATCGCAACTTTAATAATAGCGAAGAAAGATGACGGATAG
- the ribD gene encoding bifunctional diaminohydroxyphosphoribosylaminopyrimidine deaminase/5-amino-6-(5-phosphoribosylamino)uracil reductase RibD, with amino-acid sequence MKNYMFDLIINEAWKYQFLTYPNPAVGAAVIVNNQIFTGVHKKAGEPHAEVNALWKAFRAFHKTPELKTSHEIHEFLLQNHKGFFNNANVFVTLEPCSHIGKTPSCANLLKHLKPKSVNIGWPDPVKGHGGGAEILKNAGIDVEILNDKRCFDLIEPFIKWQKRFVFYKLALTMNGVITGGYISSDKSLNWVHQVRDKIDLLVIGGNTVRIDRPTLDARRINGKAPDVLIYSKNDGIERDIPLFNVKNRKVFIEETLEKMNDYKFIMIEGGERLYNEIKHTVDWKVFIVSPKFANRFNFRSEDEFEILHTNRSDDLIIFGR; translated from the coding sequence ATGAAGAATTACATGTTTGATCTGATTATAAACGAAGCATGGAAATATCAGTTTTTAACATATCCAAATCCTGCCGTAGGAGCAGCCGTAATAGTAAACAATCAGATTTTTACAGGCGTCCATAAAAAAGCGGGAGAACCCCATGCGGAAGTGAATGCGTTATGGAAAGCTTTTAGGGCTTTTCATAAAACGCCCGAATTAAAAACTTCACATGAAATACATGAATTTTTACTGCAAAACCATAAAGGCTTTTTTAATAATGCAAATGTTTTTGTAACGCTTGAGCCCTGTTCTCATATAGGAAAGACGCCTTCGTGTGCCAATCTTTTAAAACATCTTAAACCAAAAAGCGTAAATATCGGATGGCCGGATCCCGTAAAAGGGCACGGAGGAGGGGCGGAAATACTTAAAAATGCAGGGATTGATGTTGAAATATTAAACGATAAAAGATGTTTTGATTTAATAGAGCCGTTTATAAAATGGCAAAAAAGATTTGTGTTTTATAAACTGGCTCTGACAATGAACGGGGTAATTACCGGCGGATATATAAGCTCTGATAAATCACTTAATTGGGTTCATCAGGTAAGGGATAAAATAGATCTGTTGGTAATCGGAGGCAATACGGTCAGAATTGACAGACCGACCCTTGACGCCAGGAGAATAAACGGTAAAGCTCCGGATGTTTTAATATATTCCAAAAATGACGGTATTGAAAGGGATATCCCTCTTTTTAACGTAAAAAACAGGAAAGTTTTTATCGAAGAGACTCTGGAAAAAATGAACGATTACAAATTTATAATGATAGAAGGCGGAGAGAGGCTTTATAACGAAATCAAACATACGGTGGACTGGAAAGTGTTTATAGTAAGCCCTAAATTTGCCAACAGGTTTAATTTCAGAAGCGAAGACGAATTTGAGATACTTCATACAAACCGTTCGGATGATTTGATAATTTTCGGGAGATAA
- a CDS encoding ribosome maturation factor RimP, whose product MNRSELNDIIKNIVEDNGCELYDIDLSEEGGHKYFRVYITKPGGVSLNDCAKINNLISPIFDIEDPVEGKYFLEVSSPGLERKLSKPEHFEKSIGEKVKITTNDGTKIKGELKSFIDNVAEIGKEKVNFDDIKKAKTYIEWNTYKYEDK is encoded by the coding sequence ATGAACAGAAGCGAATTAAACGATATTATTAAAAATATTGTTGAAGATAACGGATGCGAACTTTATGATATAGACCTCAGCGAAGAGGGAGGTCATAAATATTTCAGAGTTTACATTACGAAACCAGGAGGAGTGAGTTTAAACGACTGTGCCAAAATAAACAATCTTATCTCTCCAATATTTGATATAGAAGACCCGGTTGAGGGAAAATATTTTCTTGAAGTAAGCTCACCAGGACTTGAGAGAAAACTCAGTAAGCCAGAGCATTTTGAAAAAAGTATCGGTGAAAAAGTAAAAATAACGACAAACGACGGAACCAAAATAAAAGGCGAGCTTAAAAGCTTTATTGATAATGTTGCTGAAATAGGCAAAGAAAAAGTAAATTTCGATGATATAAAAAAAGCAAAAACATATATTGAGTGGAATACTTACAAATACGAAGATAAATGA
- a CDS encoding DnaJ domain-containing protein, with the protein MTDRVFEINIAENIEVVIDSRFKIKGFIEFIRLSFNKLEINDNQYKIYFDKKNVRKHKLLLQAVANMYKKQKGEDENLLHKLLLNYKKDLVIKIKKYSVTFDEKAIYITIRKLSSKEFEILFANPKKPVYNYIKGLFLFDLIDMSADRLVVTFNEESQRIVSALASKHSIMGYKIIFNIDENEFSYSKSFSVEGSLKEYLNKVRNALELFGVSTIYEFDKIKKEYRRLAKKYHPDVHRQKPELIQKIYAKKFTRVKESYELLEEYYNQKVK; encoded by the coding sequence ATGACGGATAGAGTATTTGAAATAAATATTGCTGAAAATATCGAAGTTGTTATAGATTCCAGGTTTAAAATTAAAGGATTTATAGAGTTTATAAGACTTTCTTTTAATAAACTGGAAATAAACGACAATCAGTATAAAATTTATTTTGACAAAAAAAACGTCAGAAAACACAAGCTTCTTTTGCAGGCTGTCGCCAATATGTATAAAAAACAAAAAGGGGAAGATGAAAATCTTCTGCATAAGCTTCTTTTAAACTATAAAAAAGACCTGGTTATAAAAATAAAAAAATACAGTGTTACTTTTGATGAAAAAGCCATTTATATAACAATAAGAAAACTCTCAAGCAAAGAGTTCGAAATACTTTTTGCCAATCCCAAAAAGCCGGTTTACAATTATATTAAGGGTCTTTTTCTGTTTGACCTTATTGATATGTCTGCAGACAGGCTTGTCGTTACTTTTAATGAAGAGTCTCAGCGAATCGTAAGCGCTCTGGCCTCAAAACATTCGATTATGGGTTATAAAATTATATTTAATATTGATGAAAACGAGTTTTCGTATTCAAAGTCGTTCAGTGTGGAAGGTTCGCTTAAAGAATATCTGAACAAGGTAAGAAACGCTTTGGAGCTTTTTGGAGTTTCTACTATATATGAATTTGATAAAATCAAAAAAGAGTACAGAAGGCTCGCAAAAAAATACCATCCCGACGTTCACAGGCAAAAGCCGGAATTAATTCAGAAAATTTACGCTAAAAAATTTACAAGGGTTAAAGAATCTTATGAGCTTCTTGAAGAATATTACAATCAAAAGGTTAAATAA